The window AGTCGGCATAGTTGCGAAACCCAATGCCCCACTTGGTTTCAATGGGGCCAGGAGGAGCGTTCACGATCATGTCGATCACTGCTTGTTCTTTGCCTTCGGCAATCTGGCAGAGTGCTTCCTCCATTGCTGCCGCAGTTCCCGCGTCCCCGTCCCGATCGAACGCCATGTAGGATAACCCGCCGTTTGCTGCGATGGGTGGTGGCTGCCCTGCGGTGAGTTGAAGAGGAGGCACATAAGCCGACGCAGCAGTCTTCGTACCCGTCGCAACGCTGTTCTCAATGTTCTTAAGCCTGTCCATAGTATATCCCCCAGGTAAAGATACCCCACCGTGGCACGTAGGGCGCGATGTTGCAAGGGTGTGGAGCTCAGGGTTCTGCGTGCAGTCCTGCAATTTCGCTGGGTACTGCAAATGGTGGCAGACCATCGGGTTGGGCAGGCACTGGAACGTGACTGAGCCAGCAGACCTGGTTGCCATGAACGAGACGTTTGCCTTTCTCTCTAGTGCGCACCGACACGCCCGCGATCCACTCACGAAATGGCAAGAAGGTACACGGCAAGAGTTTCGCCCGTTTGCCTGGAAGGACAATGATCGTACGTGCTTCCCTATTAGAGTGGCAGCCCTGCTCCGGCAAAACAAGCTTGGATCAAGTACGGTCTCGTGCGCAGCCGACGAATAGCCAGGGCCAATTCCGTCGCCAAATGCGGCCCGTGTTGACAACACAGATGATGCAGTTCCCCATACTTGAGCTGATTCCAGACGCCTCCCTAAAAGCTATCGTTACTCTGCCTCAGGCACATCCAATACTTGCAGCAGCGCCTCGGTCAGATCATATGTCCGACCATCCAAGCCGGCATGAGTCACACTATCCCGTAGCCCGCTGAATACCGCATTCCCCATCATATGCGCATACGCATCGGCCGGAATTTGCACGGATGACTGACTGTGACCATACGCCTGTTCACACACATCACGACGCAACGAGTTCCAGCCGCGGCACTTGAGTGGACGTGCAGAGTACGCCTGGCACTGATTATTTTGCAGCAAAGCACAGGGAATCGGCGTACTCATAGCTTGCGCAGAAGGATCGGATTTTCGTTGCTGACGGAACTGTAAGCGTTGTCGGAGGGCATCCAACTCATCGCCAGAGCAATGCATTCGTAACCAGTCAGCCAGATACCTCGCTTCAGCAGCCGTCACTAACACGGTCGGCACATAGCAACAGAATGCACAGCCAGCCTGACATGCACGCTGGTTCACTACTGGAGATTGACCGACCATCGAGTCTGCCCAGTTGTGGGCATTGTGCACGACCGTTGCGATCTGCTCGGCACTCTTTCCTGCTTGCAACATCGCCGTCGCATCATGATACTCTGCAGCGTAAACAGCCAGCTCTTCACCCGCCTCACGTGGAAGCCCCTGCGCAACGAGCGCAGCAATAAGCTGATGAATCTGTTCGGGTGAGGTCTGCTGTTGGAGTTGCCGTTTGATTGCAGCAACATCCGCTCGCCACGCAGGAGTCGCTGCTTGATTTGCATTTCCCTTCTTTCTTGCATCACGCTCTAAGCGCCGTCGTTCGGCTCGGTTCATCAATGTCTCCGGTTTCCATCAGGTTTTGGCAACTTCCGTCTATTATCAGAAATCTACAACCGGTTCAGCAAAGAGTTGGCACAAAAGACCTGCAAGACGCCAAAGCACTGATCGGCAGCCTGGACATCAGTGATTTATAGAACTCTCTGTGGCTCAATGAACAGACGGACTCAGGCGATCCGTACCGGTTGCGACGGCAGCATCACTGGTAGAAACCAACTCAGCGGCTCGGCGCTTGCTCAGGTAATACAGCACTGGCACAGCAAGGCGTGAAAGAAAGGTCGACGCGACCTCCCCTGCCATCAGCGACACGGCCAGTCCTTGAAAGATCGGGTCATAGAGAATCACCGCGGTGCCGACCACCACTGCCGATGCGGTCAGCAGCATAGGACGAAACCGTACCGCACCCGCATCGATCACCGCCTCACGCAGCGGCATGCCGTGGCGTCGTCGCAGTTCGATAAAATCGACCAGTATGATCGAGTTGCGCACGACGATGCCCGCCCCGGCGATAAATCCGAGGACCGATGCGCCCGAAAACGGCACGCCCCTCAGCCAGTGGGCGGGCAGTATCCCAATCAGACTCAACGGAATAGGTGACAGAATCACCAGCGGTGAGACAAACGACTGGAACCACGCTACCACTAGCGCATAAATCAACACCAAGACCGTGAGGAAAGCCAAACCGACGTCATGTAAAAACTCGTAAGTGACGTGCCATTCGCCATCCCACTTGACCGCTACCTGCTCGGTGAGAAACGGTTGGCGAATAAAATAGACGTCACTCACCAGCGTGCGCAGTGTGTCGGTCAAATCGAGCACCGGATAAATCGGACTTTCCTCTTTGCCGATCGTGTCGCCGGTAACATACACCACCCGTCCGCTAAGAGCGCCCGATGTCATATCGGTTTCCTCCCGTAATTGCACGACAAACGCGCGGTAGGGTGACAACGGCGATTGTTTCTGTAATGTCTCGTGTGGTAAGTCCAGCCTCATGCGCGTACTGTAGTAACCACCGCGCACGAAATCACGGGAAAAGTGCGAGATAATTGCGAGATAATTACGAGATTTTATTGAATCGAGACCCCGAGCTTTCGTGCCAGTGAGGTTATTCTTGTCACTGGACACTCGATGCACGATACCCTAGCAAAGAATGTCCACGTGCAGCCTTTCCTCTCCTGCTCGCCTTTCGCTAAGGCAGCGATTTTCCACACCTTCGGCTCGATGATCTCTCCTGGCATGGCGCTTGCGCTTCTTCGGCGGAAAATCCACCCACCTGTCACAGGAAGGAGCACGTTCTATGAAGACGCGAGCGTTCATTACCACTGGTTTGTTGACTCTCTCATTGAGTATCACAAGTAGTCATGCAAATGACCTCACACGGATGTCGGAGGGGTCGACCATATCAGCTATGGCATCAATGGCTTCA is drawn from Deltaproteobacteria bacterium and contains these coding sequences:
- a CDS encoding efflux RND transporter permease subunit — translated: MRLDLPHETLQKQSPLSPYRAFVVQLREETDMTSGALSGRVVYVTGDTIGKEESPIYPVLDLTDTLRTLVSDVYFIRQPFLTEQVAVKWDGEWHVTYEFLHDVGLAFLTVLVLIYALVVAWFQSFVSPLVILSPIPLSLIGILPAHWLRGVPFSGASVLGFIAGAGIVVRNSIILVDFIELRRRHGMPLREAVIDAGAVRFRPMLLTASAVVVGTAVILYDPIFQGLAVSLMAGEVASTFLSRLAVPVLYYLSKRRAAELVSTSDAAVATGTDRLSPSVH